The Aspergillus flavus chromosome 2, complete sequence region TCCAGGTTTCGACGGCGTGGCTGCCCGCGCCCGTCACGCTGATGACGTCCATGCTGACGTCGGCGTTGGCCGCCTCATCGCGTTCGAACCGGATGCCCAGCCCGCCGCTGAGGTTCATCGTGATCTCGCCGAGGGACAGCCCCGTGACGCCGTAGAAGCGCATGCCGAAGTAGGGTGCCCCGGTGAGGCTGAGGTAGGGAATCTGCACGTCCGTCGTGTCGAGCGATTCGATCGAGCCGCGGCCGTTGCTGGCGACGTCGATTGTGCCGCAGCCTTCGAAAATCTTCCCgctgctgatgctgatgacgCCCTCGCCGATGGACCCGGAAGCAATCACCGAGAGACGCTGGCCCTTGCCGATGGTATCCAGGGCTGTCTGGATCGCGGTGTAGTAGTCTGATCCGGCGTAGACCTCCTCCGAGCCTACGGTGGCCGTGTAGGAGCCGTCGGCGCCGTCGACGGTGGCATCGGGGGTGCCGGAACCGCACTGGGCAGAGACTGTGGAGGCCAAGGCCAACGTGGCTGTGATGAGGGAGAACCAGTGCATGGTGATCCTGTTGACTCAGTGGTTGCAGATGAGAGTGTCAGGTAGAGTTTGGGATGCCGGTTTTGCTACGGAGGGAAAGGGTTTATATATGCCCTCCCCTCAGGAGGATTTCCATGTCCACGGCAGAGGAAATCCTTCCACCGTCCCACCGGAGGAAACTGCCTCCACTCGGAGTAGTGCTCATCCATCGGGCAAGAAGGTTAAAACCGAGATCCTTGTCGCGGAGCCATTTCTCCGCTTTTCTCCCTGTTTGGCCCGGATCCTCAATTTTCCTAAGACCGACCTGCGCTATACGCCTTGGCGGGGCCGGGATAAAACCAATCCGATTGCAGATCACAATCTTCTGGATCGGGGGGGGGGCTGCTTGAAGAGGCGCGTAAGGAGTTAACTTGGACGCATGCTGTTCCTCCTCGCCGAGTGTTGGAGACGGCGGTTCGTCAGGAACGTCTTAGGCATCGGTATAACGAGGATTACCCCCGAGAAGACGTCGGTTGAAAGGGAATTCGAGGTTTCTGCTGCAGCATTTTATGCGCCTGAGGCATATACTGACTCGCAGCGTTGGCTTGGCACAGTCTCCGCTCCATAATATATACTCCGCATCTTGGCATAGAAGCGTCTGAGACGTCACAATGGTGATCATAATCCTCTTCCGGCTTGCACACTCGGTGGCTCGGGCTTTTGATCCCCGAAGAGGATGCCCTCCTCGTCGTGGAGTTTACGAAGTATCACGCGAACTGGGTCATCCAGGAAGGATTGACTGGTGTTGAAAGCGATTCACCATGACTGCGTTCTATGACAAACCACGCCGACTCAAGCAGTGTTATTGATGCCATGAATACGGCCACATTGGACCTCAGTGCGGTGCCGAATACCGCTACGGATATTGCGCGGGAAAGAAGGCATGGCAAAGGAGACCGATCCTCAGCCGGCACCGTCATGTGTGCTGTGCAAAGGACACACTGAATAGAGCATGCCTGTCGGCGCAGAAGGAAGGAAATGGCCAGGACGGAACAGGCCCGACAGAATCGACCTGTTTTTGACTACGAAACAGACGACACCGGAAGGTCGATAATAGGTGCCAGTATAAGAACACAGGAGCATGTCACGATACGTTCAACAAGCCCGATTGGAATACAGGAGAACACTAGCACACTTGGGAGTTCTTAGATGAGCATGGCCTCCAGCCAACCGCGCCCATACAATCTCGGGAAGGCTGCCCGCCCATCCACGCAATGGACTGGACAGGACTGGAAGACGGCGCATAAGAGGCGACGTGCTCTTGCCGAAAGCTCAGCAAACACtagaagaaggaaggtgatGACGCAACCAGATGAATTAACTCCAGGGAGAAATATGCTGCCGATCTCAAACTTCCTTGAAGCCATGCGCTTCTTATCGACAATGAACAGAAAAAGTACAGTATCAAAACTTCCAATCAATCTAAATCGACCCGGTATGGATTACGTATACGAAAATCTATGCGTACCAGATCGGGCCTCAGTTCACAACACTCAGGAATCAACCCGTAAACCAGA contains the following coding sequences:
- a CDS encoding ricin B lectin, yielding MHWFSLITATLALASTVSAQCGSGTPDATVDGADGSYTATVGSEEVYAGSDYYTAIQTALDTIGKGQRLSVIASGSIGEGVISISSGKIFEGCGTIDVASNGRGSIESLDTTDVQIPYLSLTGAPYFGMRFYGVTGLSLGEITMNLSGGLGIRFERDEAANADVSMDVISVTGAGSHAVETWNIDGLTINQVIARDVGECGLLLQTTTNAQIGTVDGDNVAAGNGYATFRMANNNGQLADGSYTTNVFIDNVISRGGGRGIFCVSQSGGAEIANVDLADNENNAILIENCYGLSILGGTVNGGGEVRISARDEFPITSDISISLEVNSNSVTENPCGENISWNISGDATLNIC
- a CDS encoding uncharacterized protein (expressed protein) — translated: MSMASSQPRPYNLGKAARPSTQWTGQDWKTAHKRRRALAESSANTRRRKVMTQPDELTPGRNMLPISNFLEAMRFLSTMNRKSTVSKLPINLNRPGMDYVYENLCVPDRASVHNTQESTRKPEGELKLLKPLCSENLNSYSGRPCSNNTWALVFSLSPRCFSHPSDRRTTEACRVILTHLYQGGQC